The proteins below are encoded in one region of Sideroxydans lithotrophicus ES-1:
- a CDS encoding SCO family protein, translating into MQSNLTILAAALAIGLSGAAATSAYAHDGMHMEMMDMSGSADVHHAVQKVVRKTMNYNVPRVELVRDDNRTVLLPDEMNDGRPVIMNFIYTTCTSACPLTSHTFQELQAKLGSERNKVHMISISIDPEQDTPRQLAEYAHKYDAKSQWQFYTGTSEASLAAQRAFGVYYGDKMDHTPVTLLRAAPGKAWLRIDGFASADDLLLEYRKLVSTP; encoded by the coding sequence ATGCAATCAAACCTGACTATCCTGGCGGCCGCGCTTGCCATCGGTCTGTCCGGTGCTGCCGCAACCAGTGCCTATGCACATGATGGGATGCATATGGAAATGATGGACATGTCCGGCTCGGCCGATGTTCATCACGCGGTGCAAAAAGTGGTACGCAAGACGATGAATTACAACGTGCCCCGCGTCGAACTTGTGCGCGACGACAACCGGACCGTGTTGCTCCCCGACGAAATGAACGATGGCCGGCCGGTCATCATGAATTTCATCTACACCACCTGCACGTCGGCTTGTCCTCTCACCAGCCACACCTTTCAAGAGCTGCAGGCGAAGCTCGGAAGCGAGCGTAACAAGGTCCACATGATCTCGATCTCGATCGACCCGGAGCAGGATACGCCCAGGCAACTGGCCGAATATGCGCATAAGTACGATGCCAAATCGCAGTGGCAGTTCTATACCGGCACCAGCGAAGCCAGCCTTGCCGCGCAGCGCGCTTTCGGCGTGTATTACGGCGACAAGATGGATCACACGCCGGTAACGCTATTGCGGGCGGCGCCCGGAAAAGCCTGGCTCAGGATAGACGGCTTCGCCTCGGCGGACGACCTGCTGC
- a CDS encoding outer membrane lipoprotein-sorting protein, which yields MTTRLITLLCLLLAATPSYAANKKHAAAGSALTAQQIVDRNVAARGGLKAWRAIHTMRMTGKIDAGRLRTKPPVPMYALTKTHFDPGKIKSEPEGKMVRLPFVMNLARPNKMRFEMKFRGDTAIQAYDGTNGWKLRPFLGRHEVEPFTPEEMKMASQQQDLDGFLIDYAAKGTRVESEGIEKVDGNDAYKLKLTLKNGDVRHVWVDAKSFLDVKIDGTRRMDGKPKQVATYFRDYKSVKGLKIPFTMETSVEGVKGSEDISIQQVVLNPKLADAEFTRPD from the coding sequence ATGACTACTCGACTCATTACACTGCTTTGCTTATTGCTTGCCGCGACACCATCCTATGCCGCAAACAAGAAACATGCGGCTGCCGGCAGTGCGCTTACCGCGCAGCAGATCGTCGACAGAAATGTTGCCGCGCGCGGCGGACTAAAGGCGTGGCGTGCGATTCATACCATGCGCATGACGGGCAAGATCGACGCGGGAAGACTGAGGACGAAGCCGCCCGTTCCCATGTACGCACTGACAAAAACGCACTTCGATCCCGGCAAAATCAAAAGCGAACCGGAAGGAAAAATGGTTCGGCTGCCGTTCGTGATGAACCTGGCACGTCCGAACAAGATGCGCTTCGAAATGAAATTCCGCGGCGATACCGCGATCCAGGCCTACGACGGGACCAACGGCTGGAAATTGCGGCCCTTCCTCGGGCGCCATGAGGTCGAACCCTTTACCCCGGAAGAAATGAAAATGGCGAGCCAGCAGCAGGATCTGGACGGATTCCTGATCGATTACGCCGCCAAGGGTACCCGGGTGGAATCGGAAGGCATCGAAAAAGTGGACGGTAACGATGCATACAAGCTCAAGCTCACCCTCAAGAACGGCGACGTGCGCCATGTCTGGGTGGATGCCAAGAGTTTCCTCGACGTGAAGATCGACGGTACGCGCCGCATGGACGGCAAGCCTAAACAGGTGGCGACCTATTTCCGCGATTACAAATCCGTGAAGGGGCTCAAGATTCCGTTCACCATGGAAACCAGTGTCGAGGGCGTAAAGGGTTCGGAAGACATTTCGATCCAGCAAGTGGTGCTCAATCCCAAGTTGGCTGACGCGGAATTCACCCGGCCCGACTGA
- a CDS encoding choice-of-anchor D domain-containing protein → MRTPNIKATLWTILSVVMLMDAGAAAAATIPVNLTAQRMNATLPDGAIVPMWGYCTTGACTAAWAPGPTIVAAPGDTLQINLTNSLPVPTSIMVLGQLGGGMGMPTRMPSPAHPAQNFSTFPNNAAASPAFVPPPQLDRAMSWATEVAANGTTPTTLTWNNLRPGSYIYEAATLPSLEVPMGLYGVLIVTQAPAVPNGTTVTTFASGNAYPAANAGAGVPYDSDATLLFSEIDPIQNAQVDTAAMAGTNVNLRWNDPSCNTSTANTCYPAAVNYTPTYFLINGQAYDKSAPQKSAFAVGASESSGNVLLRFLNAGSHTHIPTVVGLPMSLVAEDGNVAPGIPKIQDEVLLTAGKTYDVIVNPSVTAGQFNPSTFGVFDRQLSLTTANGPDGGQQGFLLVNQPVDTTTATGYAAGVFSAVATPTVVNDSYQVPLSTAINGNVKLNDIAVATLSTLTQPATGTLSFNADGTFIYTPTAGFRGTDSFTYTASNTTGQTATVTLNVAASGTGGAPTAATQTYTSTLASTFSASRPGLLTNASDPSSYPLTASLATAGTCSSVTVNPDGSFTAIPNTGTTSCQFTYVATNSQGTASSPATATVTFVPAGMATGLNVAVVDATSGMAITDYRWTIQEDQTFKVDPTGTPVLGTRTLGTSFHRSNMPVIATGCVGAVSCGSGQQVRGAAVAAQVATQIADAVLDPTKNYYISILPGDAGNPVGGCGSTDPTVCDPAGSGHMMGGAEIKPQVQVGTTTAKAWNPVSIALQATPLEPAQLSVYIYEDNAPTNGQNDLNENGLGGFNIILFDPAGRTGDPAGQQTYDAFNMPLSNWLLGRPGCPDDRNTKTNGTATSATGNVVGVIYTCPNDPNAGTAQADPAKYALAGHALIKNLTPARYDVYAHPGAGREGAGEVWWQTETLEGTPAQDAFTGVKEPVYFQEFGPPGFHTTIGFVNPAHVAAYAAANGLTGAQTVTGHVTNEHMSHPSDVTLYDSGAYDLLSSTTCQVALNSQSGTGPSIAAAQCDANGNFTLTGVPPGTYELAVWDQWLDQIIQTQAVVVGTANVALGNIPVLSWFTQHDQNLFMDLNKNGVYDPGEPGIPNALMTNRFRNGAISNQTLTDSNGNGLLAELFPLFNWYVSEADTTRYKQTGVNIFVDAGGAVDATGPGAGLWSSTYAACPGGAPCSSNVVQVPGSYSYGNQGFISQRNLINWGRVPYAPGENGGIQGTVVYSSTRPFDDQRYNIQTIWEPLVPRVTVNLYQQTTLPDGTKTLKLVDTTQTSSWDDWANTVKGSDGANYILGADGVLRNPVTGVPAAAGVTAGAQVNMQCPGQLPGPAAGALPPYNTTQVDPFTNYTLNNDQFRCYDGFHNWNQVQPAPYDGRYNFPSAAYVAAHPLTAAQAAFGQTLVSLPPGQYVVEAVTPPGYEIVKEEDKNILVGDAFNAQTTQQFGPLASIFILPDQATLNDGNPFDPNTGDPGFQSNPTSDLGVTASMISFPECVGNMHRVPDYLSLFPAAQQVAPFAGMDRPLCDRKLVTLTDQTQASATFFVFTEVPVAANNTGIILDDASSEYNAAAPDFGEKASVPFVPVSTKDFNGREISRTYSDQWGAYNMMLPSSWLVNPPTPSGYGPNMLINCMNDPGPIPATNALGQYVDVNGNVVATAALAAKITDPQYNPAYSNFCYTNPFMPGQSTYLDTPVLPIAAFAAGYNPTDCAYPDATPAILRVDSSAGFGPYLTTAGGTLTITALGDQQVQNPAYAGPFATSGPASKRTLLRHYGFGTQGAGSQVTIGGRTMQVSSWTDASITVNVPANTPSGELVITAANGKVSVDTVTVTLEDRAPVRVQGASGQTIQAAIDTAKPGDLILVDAGTYNELDIMWKPVRLQGVGAADVIINAAKYPTSKLEVWRPRINAMFGIDTNTGNQSTTGTQVDPLPGQEVTGGVVLLEPSVLGTEEGAGITVLAKGYKADGVTPLTASAADCAYSSTTVAFDLVNGANTVPQPGLSNFLCAPSRIDGVSITGGDAGGGIYVNGWAHNLEIANNRVYGNAGALNGGVRIGVPYLEIPGYVGQSENPEGLLTGSPTLVNGAIAGFGYDQSVRIHHNSITKNGVVEGTTGQGGAGGGVSICTGTDGYSVDHNWICGNFSQSDGGGIGHLGFSQNGTIAFNEILFNQSFQQTTSTHGGGIFVGGEPTLALQTATLGTGNLTIDSNIIRGNFAESGQGGGIRLQQVNGADTQAFPGNFAPWNKVTVSNNIIDNNVAGWVGGGISMSDVLDTSAIINNTIASNDSTGTAGVLLSGTGETATSTGNGRPGPAGISAEPTSPQLMNAISTSVTNPVRVANQIARPMLENNIVWHNRSFRYGVVAGQGALCSSNNGSTGCTQLPAQTVTGQCTGSPAYWDLGVLGDTSVTPNRNANLRLNPVYSVLTSTSGYGNNATTHNRTTDPLLLDLYCNGSRVMPEFPAVINPPSMKAMQAVPTVDEGNNYVNVRYGPLYLIKPTSTAGTAYAAFGDYHIATASPAVNNGGSELAPNHDVDAQVRPQGTGFDIGADEVASAGSAGHLSVLPAMIDFGQQQVGIPATFYPAQVITVSNNGNAALAGGVALNITGGNGNFAIVNNNCGAPLAAAASCTFGVQFTPNAYVTRSATVTVRTGNLTQTVQLYGTGAHPAQSVAPTTLTFTSQLINTTSVSQPVVVTNTGYGPLTVTGIAFAGTNSNRFSQTNDCLATPVPVGGTCTVNVSFTPVAAGTFTPTLRITFQTATIPSTLQTVTLSGVGTVPTLSQSPLAFGTAPPADTTLTAQINNGAGDGNLTILGASITSGAAYFHIAPNSTCTAGAIVAAGNNCDLNVTFTQIPATSTANRRGNARVITSGGTFNIPLSGN, encoded by the coding sequence ATGAGAACCCCTAATATCAAAGCGACTCTGTGGACCATACTTTCCGTCGTCATGCTCATGGACGCCGGTGCCGCTGCCGCAGCGACCATCCCCGTCAACCTGACTGCGCAACGCATGAATGCCACTTTGCCGGACGGGGCTATAGTGCCGATGTGGGGATACTGCACCACCGGCGCATGCACCGCTGCCTGGGCTCCGGGGCCGACCATCGTCGCAGCACCCGGCGACACGCTGCAAATCAACCTGACCAACAGCCTGCCGGTGCCGACCTCCATCATGGTCCTGGGGCAATTGGGCGGCGGCATGGGCATGCCGACGCGGATGCCGAGCCCGGCACATCCGGCGCAAAATTTCAGCACCTTCCCGAACAACGCAGCGGCCAGCCCCGCATTCGTACCACCACCGCAACTGGATCGTGCGATGTCATGGGCAACCGAAGTCGCCGCGAACGGCACGACTCCCACGACATTGACCTGGAACAATCTGCGTCCCGGCAGCTACATTTATGAGGCCGCCACCTTGCCATCGCTGGAGGTACCGATGGGACTCTACGGCGTGCTGATCGTGACCCAGGCGCCTGCAGTGCCAAATGGCACCACGGTGACGACGTTCGCCAGCGGCAATGCCTATCCTGCCGCCAACGCCGGCGCCGGTGTCCCTTATGATTCCGACGCAACCCTGCTGTTCAGCGAAATCGACCCGATCCAGAACGCCCAGGTGGACACGGCGGCAATGGCCGGCACCAATGTGAACCTGCGCTGGAACGACCCGTCATGCAACACCAGCACCGCAAACACCTGTTACCCGGCGGCAGTGAATTACACACCCACCTATTTCCTGATCAACGGCCAGGCCTACGACAAATCCGCGCCACAGAAGTCCGCGTTCGCGGTGGGCGCCTCCGAATCGAGTGGCAATGTGCTGCTGCGCTTTCTGAACGCCGGCTCGCACACGCACATCCCAACCGTGGTCGGCCTGCCGATGTCGCTCGTCGCCGAGGATGGCAATGTCGCACCCGGCATTCCGAAAATTCAGGATGAGGTGCTGCTCACGGCAGGCAAGACGTACGATGTGATCGTCAATCCGTCAGTCACCGCCGGTCAGTTCAATCCCTCGACATTTGGTGTCTTCGACCGCCAGCTCAGCCTGACCACGGCAAACGGGCCGGATGGCGGCCAGCAGGGATTCCTGCTGGTCAATCAGCCAGTCGACACCACGACTGCGACCGGCTATGCAGCGGGAGTATTTTCCGCCGTTGCCACACCAACAGTGGTCAACGATTCCTATCAGGTGCCCCTGAGCACCGCGATCAACGGCAACGTAAAACTCAACGACATTGCAGTCGCCACATTGTCGACGCTTACACAACCTGCCACCGGCACGCTGAGCTTCAATGCAGACGGGACTTTCATCTACACTCCAACGGCGGGATTCAGGGGAACCGATTCCTTCACTTATACGGCGAGCAATACGACCGGCCAAACGGCAACGGTGACATTGAACGTCGCCGCGAGCGGAACCGGCGGTGCACCGACAGCCGCCACCCAAACCTATACCAGCACCCTGGCCAGCACGTTCTCGGCATCGCGTCCCGGTTTGCTGACCAACGCCAGCGATCCAAGCTCGTACCCGCTGACGGCATCGCTGGCCACGGCGGGCACTTGCAGTTCGGTAACGGTGAACCCGGATGGATCATTTACCGCAATTCCCAATACCGGCACGACATCCTGCCAGTTCACCTATGTGGCCACCAATTCGCAGGGCACCGCCAGCTCGCCCGCCACTGCCACCGTCACATTTGTTCCCGCCGGCATGGCGACCGGACTCAATGTGGCCGTGGTCGATGCGACCAGCGGGATGGCAATTACGGATTATCGCTGGACCATCCAGGAAGACCAGACATTCAAGGTTGACCCGACCGGAACACCCGTGCTGGGGACGCGCACGCTGGGCACCAGTTTCCACCGGAGCAACATGCCGGTGATCGCAACCGGTTGCGTCGGTGCCGTGAGCTGCGGTAGCGGACAGCAGGTGCGCGGCGCCGCGGTTGCCGCACAGGTTGCGACGCAGATCGCCGATGCCGTTCTGGATCCAACCAAGAACTACTACATTTCCATCCTGCCCGGCGATGCCGGGAACCCGGTGGGCGGCTGCGGCAGTACCGATCCCACAGTTTGCGACCCGGCCGGCAGCGGCCACATGATGGGCGGCGCGGAAATCAAGCCGCAAGTACAAGTTGGTACCACCACCGCCAAAGCCTGGAATCCGGTTTCAATCGCATTGCAGGCCACTCCGCTCGAACCGGCACAGTTGAGTGTCTATATCTATGAGGACAATGCGCCGACCAACGGGCAAAACGACCTCAACGAAAACGGGCTCGGCGGATTCAACATCATCCTGTTCGACCCGGCCGGACGTACTGGCGATCCCGCCGGCCAGCAAACCTACGATGCCTTCAACATGCCGCTCAGCAACTGGCTGCTCGGCAGGCCGGGTTGCCCGGATGACAGGAATACCAAAACCAACGGCACCGCCACCAGTGCTACCGGCAACGTCGTAGGTGTCATCTACACCTGCCCGAACGATCCCAATGCTGGCACTGCCCAAGCCGATCCTGCCAAATACGCCTTGGCTGGACACGCCTTGATCAAGAACCTGACACCGGCACGCTATGACGTGTATGCCCATCCGGGCGCGGGGCGCGAGGGAGCCGGCGAGGTCTGGTGGCAAACCGAGACACTGGAAGGAACGCCCGCCCAGGATGCCTTTACCGGCGTCAAGGAGCCCGTGTACTTCCAGGAATTCGGCCCGCCCGGATTCCATACCACGATCGGCTTCGTCAATCCGGCGCACGTGGCAGCCTATGCGGCGGCCAACGGGTTGACCGGCGCGCAGACGGTCACCGGACATGTCACCAATGAGCATATGTCGCATCCGTCTGACGTGACGCTGTACGATTCCGGCGCATATGACCTGCTCAGCTCGACGACCTGCCAGGTCGCACTGAATTCGCAAAGCGGCACCGGGCCTTCCATCGCTGCCGCCCAGTGCGATGCGAACGGCAACTTCACCCTGACGGGCGTCCCGCCGGGCACTTATGAACTGGCGGTGTGGGACCAGTGGCTGGACCAGATCATCCAGACCCAGGCAGTCGTCGTTGGCACCGCCAATGTCGCTCTCGGCAACATCCCGGTGTTGAGCTGGTTCACGCAGCATGACCAGAACCTGTTCATGGACCTCAACAAGAACGGCGTCTATGACCCCGGTGAACCCGGCATACCCAATGCGCTGATGACGAACCGTTTCCGTAACGGTGCCATCTCCAACCAGACGCTGACCGACAGCAACGGCAACGGTCTGCTGGCCGAACTGTTCCCGCTGTTCAACTGGTATGTGAGCGAAGCCGACACCACGCGCTACAAACAGACCGGCGTCAATATCTTCGTCGATGCCGGCGGTGCGGTGGATGCGACCGGCCCTGGTGCCGGACTATGGAGCTCGACCTATGCAGCCTGTCCGGGAGGAGCGCCCTGCAGTTCAAACGTCGTGCAGGTGCCTGGTTCATATTCATACGGTAATCAGGGTTTCATCAGCCAGCGTAACCTGATCAACTGGGGACGTGTACCCTACGCGCCGGGCGAGAACGGTGGCATCCAGGGCACCGTGGTTTACAGCAGTACGCGCCCGTTTGACGACCAGCGTTACAACATCCAGACCATCTGGGAACCGCTGGTGCCGCGCGTCACGGTGAACTTGTACCAGCAGACAACCTTGCCCGACGGCACCAAGACGCTGAAACTGGTCGATACCACGCAGACGTCCAGCTGGGACGACTGGGCGAACACTGTCAAGGGTTCGGATGGCGCGAACTATATTCTCGGCGCAGACGGGGTGTTGCGGAATCCCGTCACGGGGGTTCCCGCGGCCGCTGGCGTGACGGCGGGAGCACAAGTCAACATGCAGTGCCCGGGGCAATTGCCGGGACCGGCGGCAGGCGCATTGCCACCATACAACACGACCCAGGTCGATCCGTTCACCAACTACACATTGAACAACGATCAATTCCGTTGCTACGACGGTTTCCACAACTGGAACCAGGTACAGCCGGCTCCATATGACGGGCGCTACAATTTCCCGAGTGCGGCCTATGTCGCGGCGCATCCGCTGACTGCGGCGCAGGCTGCATTCGGCCAAACGCTGGTCAGCCTGCCGCCCGGCCAGTACGTGGTCGAGGCCGTGACACCGCCGGGCTATGAAATCGTCAAGGAAGAAGACAAGAACATCCTCGTCGGCGACGCTTTCAACGCGCAGACAACGCAGCAATTCGGCCCCTTGGCCAGCATCTTCATCCTGCCCGACCAGGCCACGTTGAATGACGGGAACCCGTTCGACCCGAACACCGGCGATCCCGGCTTCCAGAGCAATCCGACGTCGGATCTGGGGGTGACGGCATCGATGATCTCTTTCCCGGAATGCGTGGGCAATATGCACCGCGTGCCCGATTACCTGAGCCTGTTCCCGGCCGCGCAACAGGTCGCGCCGTTCGCCGGCATGGATCGACCGCTGTGTGACAGAAAGCTGGTCACCCTGACTGACCAGACGCAAGCCAGTGCCACGTTCTTCGTCTTCACCGAAGTGCCTGTCGCCGCCAACAACACCGGCATCATCCTTGACGATGCCTCGTCGGAGTACAACGCGGCGGCGCCCGATTTCGGCGAGAAGGCTTCCGTGCCGTTCGTTCCGGTGTCGACCAAGGACTTCAATGGCCGCGAGATCAGCCGTACCTATTCCGACCAGTGGGGCGCATACAACATGATGTTGCCGTCGAGCTGGCTGGTGAATCCGCCGACTCCGTCCGGCTATGGACCCAACATGCTCATCAACTGCATGAACGATCCGGGCCCGATTCCGGCCACCAATGCGCTTGGACAATATGTCGACGTAAACGGCAACGTGGTCGCCACGGCTGCGTTGGCCGCGAAGATCACCGACCCGCAATACAACCCGGCTTACAGCAACTTCTGCTACACCAATCCGTTCATGCCCGGGCAGTCGACCTATCTGGATACGCCGGTGTTGCCGATCGCTGCCTTTGCGGCGGGTTACAACCCGACCGATTGCGCCTACCCGGACGCAACCCCGGCCATCCTGCGCGTGGATAGCAGTGCCGGCTTCGGGCCTTACCTGACCACTGCTGGCGGCACGTTGACCATCACCGCGCTGGGCGACCAGCAGGTGCAGAACCCCGCCTATGCGGGTCCCTTCGCCACCAGCGGTCCGGCCAGCAAGCGCACGCTGTTGCGTCACTACGGCTTCGGCACCCAGGGTGCGGGTAGCCAGGTCACCATCGGCGGCCGGACTATGCAGGTGTCCAGCTGGACCGACGCCAGCATCACCGTCAATGTGCCTGCCAATACACCAAGCGGCGAGCTCGTGATCACCGCCGCCAACGGCAAGGTCAGCGTCGACACAGTGACCGTCACGCTTGAAGACCGTGCACCAGTGCGTGTGCAGGGTGCCAGCGGTCAGACCATCCAGGCGGCCATCGACACTGCCAAGCCAGGAGACCTGATCCTGGTCGATGCGGGCACATACAACGAGCTGGACATCATGTGGAAGCCGGTCCGCCTGCAAGGCGTGGGCGCGGCTGATGTCATCATCAACGCAGCCAAATACCCGACCAGCAAACTGGAAGTCTGGCGGCCAAGGATCAATGCCATGTTCGGTATTGATACCAACACCGGCAACCAGTCCACGACGGGTACTCAGGTCGATCCGCTACCCGGCCAGGAAGTCACCGGCGGCGTGGTATTGCTTGAACCCTCAGTGCTGGGCACCGAGGAAGGTGCCGGCATCACCGTGCTGGCCAAGGGCTACAAGGCCGATGGTGTAACTCCCTTGACGGCCAGTGCCGCGGATTGCGCGTACAGCTCAACGACTGTTGCGTTCGATCTTGTGAATGGTGCCAACACTGTACCGCAGCCCGGGCTCAGCAACTTCCTCTGCGCACCATCACGCATCGATGGTGTCAGCATCACCGGCGGCGATGCCGGCGGCGGTATCTATGTCAACGGCTGGGCACACAATCTGGAAATCGCCAACAACCGCGTATACGGCAATGCCGGTGCGCTGAATGGCGGTGTCCGCATCGGTGTTCCCTACCTCGAAATACCAGGCTATGTGGGGCAGTCCGAAAATCCTGAAGGCTTGCTGACCGGAAGCCCCACCTTGGTCAACGGTGCCATCGCCGGCTTCGGTTACGACCAGAGCGTGCGTATCCACCACAATTCCATCACCAAGAACGGCGTGGTTGAAGGCACCACCGGCCAGGGCGGTGCAGGTGGCGGCGTGTCGATCTGCACCGGTACTGACGGTTACAGCGTCGACCACAACTGGATCTGCGGCAACTTCAGCCAATCGGACGGCGGCGGTATCGGCCATCTCGGCTTCAGCCAGAACGGCACCATTGCGTTCAACGAGATCCTGTTCAATCAGAGCTTCCAGCAGACAACCTCGACCCACGGCGGCGGCATCTTCGTCGGCGGCGAGCCAACGCTTGCGCTGCAAACGGCGACTCTGGGTACGGGTAACCTGACCATCGATTCGAACATCATCCGCGGTAACTTCGCGGAATCGGGCCAGGGCGGCGGCATACGCCTGCAACAGGTGAACGGCGCCGATACACAGGCCTTCCCGGGCAACTTCGCTCCGTGGAACAAGGTGACGGTGAGCAACAACATCATCGACAACAACGTGGCAGGCTGGGTCGGTGGCGGCATTTCAATGAGCGATGTGCTCGATACAAGCGCCATCATCAACAACACCATCGCCTCGAACGACAGCACCGGTACGGCTGGAGTCCTGCTTTCGGGTACTGGAGAAACCGCGACCTCGACAGGCAACGGGCGGCCGGGTCCGGCTGGTATCTCAGCTGAACCGACCAGTCCGCAGTTGATGAACGCGATCTCGACGAGTGTCACCAATCCGGTGCGTGTGGCCAACCAGATCGCCAGGCCCATGCTGGAAAACAACATCGTCTGGCACAACCGCTCGTTCCGCTACGGTGTGGTGGCCGGTCAGGGCGCGCTGTGTTCTTCCAACAACGGCAGCACGGGTTGCACTCAACTGCCGGCCCAGACGGTTACCGGCCAATGCACCGGCAGCCCGGCCTACTGGGATCTCGGCGTGCTGGGCGATACCAGCGTCACGCCTAACAGGAATGCCAACTTGCGCCTGAATCCGGTCTATTCCGTGCTGACCAGTACTAGCGGTTACGGCAACAACGCGACGACGCACAACAGGACGACCGACCCGCTGTTGCTTGACCTGTATTGCAACGGTTCGCGCGTAATGCCCGAGTTCCCGGCAGTCATCAATCCGCCAAGCATGAAAGCCATGCAGGCCGTGCCGACAGTGGACGAAGGCAACAATTACGTCAACGTGCGTTACGGCCCGCTGTACCTGATCAAACCGACCAGTACAGCAGGCACGGCCTATGCCGCTTTCGGCGACTACCATATCGCCACCGCGTCGCCGGCTGTGAATAACGGCGGCAGCGAGCTGGCACCCAACCACGACGTCGACGCGCAGGTCCGTCCGCAAGGCACAGGCTTCGACATCGGTGCCGACGAGGTAGCCTCTGCAGGCAGTGCCGGCCACCTGTCGGTGTTGCCCGCAATGATCGACTTCGGCCAGCAGCAGGTCGGCATCCCGGCGACCTTCTACCCGGCGCAAGTGATCACGGTAAGCAATAACGGCAATGCTGCGCTGGCGGGAGGTGTCGCTCTTAACATCACTGGCGGCAACGGCAACTTCGCCATCGTCAATAACAACTGCGGTGCACCACTGGCAGCCGCGGCAAGCTGCACGTTTGGCGTCCAGTTCACGCCGAATGCCTATGTGACGCGGTCGGCAACGGTGACTGTAAGGACTGGCAACCTGACACAGACAGTGCAGCTATACGGCACAGGCGCACATCCGGCGCAGTCTGTGGCACCGACCACGCTGACCTTCACCAGCCAGCTGATCAACACCACCAGCGTGAGCCAGCCGGTAGTCGTTACCAATACCGGGTACGGGCCGCTGACCGTCACGGGCATTGCCTTTGCCGGTACCAACTCGAACCGTTTCAGCCAGACCAACGATTGCCTGGCAACCCCGGTACCTGTTGGCGGCACCTGCACGGTCAACGTGAGCTTCACGCCTGTCGCGGCAGGGACTTTCACGCCCACACTGCGCATCACCTTCCAGACCGCGACGATACCGTCGACCTTGCAGACGGTGACGTTGAGCGGAGTGGGAACGGTTCCGACGCTGTCGCAGTCGCCGCTCGCTTTCGGTACTGCGCCTCCGGCTGACACGACCCTGACCGCGCAGATCAACAACGGGGCGGGCGACGGCAACCTGACGATACTCGGCGCGTCGATCACCAGCGGTGCCGCCTACTTCCACATCGCGCCGAACTCGACCTGCACCGCGGGGGCGATCGTGGCCGCAGGCAACAACTGCGACCTGAATGTGACCTTCACGCAGATTCCGGCGACGAGCACAGCGAACCGCCGGGGCAATGCGAGAGTCATTACTTCCGGTGGCACGTTCAACATTCCGCTGAGCGGAAACTAG